Part of the Benincasa hispida cultivar B227 chromosome 12, ASM972705v1, whole genome shotgun sequence genome is shown below.
ttttaataattttaaattaagttacatatttaatcattGGACGGTATAATAAGtcctttaacttttaaaaagtatgagatggttcttaaacttttatttttatatctaatagattctTGACATAATCAGTATTTTAGACATATTAGAtgcaaaattgcaaaaaccacacCTGAACTATGGTGGTAGTTGCAATTACAccatcaaattttcaaatataaaaagtaGGCCCTTAATATTCTATAAATGTTAAAACTGGACCCTCAAACTTACAATAATTGTAGAAAATGTACCAAAATGATAAAAGTTGAACAAtcaaacttatacaattgttacaatttttacaattatgtAAATTTGAGTTGAGAGCTCAATATTTACGATTGAAAGTTTGAGGGTGAAATTGTAATTATCACCATACTTAAAGGATGATTTTTACCATTTATTCTaggtgtatttttttaaaaaaaatacttactaatttgaaatattttatcaaatcagaacttttaatttaaattattattcacaattttttctaaattaaattaaaagataaaattttgaattgggAATATATCAAATGTTGATCCCAAATCAAAATCCATAGTTTATTTTAGAATTCTATTCTAAATCTAAATCAGATTGTGGATAAAACCTAATATTTGCctttattaaatttgaacataCTCAAAATCCTTgtcccaaatattttatttaaaaaatgtaaaatctaaatTCTAGGGTTGATCTGAAAATTAACAACATTTGTTACATTCATCAATTCCACATACCAAATTTGGGTGAAAGTAGAAATTAGAAGGtatagcaaataaataaataaataaatcaaatgtattattattgaaaatttgttttaactATAGCTCTCATTCTATGGTAcataaaaatacatattttctaaATCTAGATGGTTTAATTCATAAACTAAGGTCACATTTcgtaatcattttgtttcttgtttttgacttttgaaaattaagcttatttttttCCCACAataatttgaatcattcaaatttcaaaaataaaaacaaaatttggcttcatttttaaactattggtaaaaaaaagataagtaaggaagaaatttggaggtgaaactagtatctatagacttaattttcaaaaacaaaaaataaaaaacgaacgcctcatttgataactatttttttttaaaaaaaattaagtctatggacctacttccacctccacatttcttcatttgttatataCTCttcatcaatagtttaaaaaatcaagccaaattttgaaggaaaaaaagtaactttcaaaaaattgtttttgtttttgaatttagctaagaatttaactattgtactaaaaaaaatatgtaaattattataagaaatatggatgaaaggatttattttataaaaataaaaataaaataataaaatcattatCAAATGGAATCGAAATAATTACCCCACAATGACAAAACAACTCTATTTTCAACACAAATGTCCCAAATGTTTCCTTAAAAAATTAAGGACCATATGGaatatttaactttttatttaattttcttatgaaatttATTCCTGGCATGTGGCGTTGAGATCAAACAAATATCGACCATCCACGTGTAATCTTATCTCTACTTTTTCGAAGGTTCACCTTTGACCACGTACGTTAAAATCTAACGTCACACCGCCGCAACATCGTTACGGACCAGTCAAATTGATGCCACATCGGATTCCTACCTGTCACCGCCATGCTCTCACGCAACCCTTGTCTGCCACGTGTTCGATCTGTCTCCCAAAGGCATCAATCTCTTCgcaattattaattaattattgctCACTAAAATATAAGAGATAAAATTAGTGGAGCTGGATTAActctaattttgaaaaagaaaaagaacacgAGAATATTGAGTAAAATCCTTttttctcttaaagaaaatattaaaacagGGGGAGGTTTGAATTTTGGTATGGAGGATTTGGAATTTTGATAAACTTTTTGaaccataaaataaaattggtcAAAAACAAAGATTGGAATCGCCTTGAATTTTATATATCCACCACATTTTATTCCTTTTAAATCAAACACCAACCATACCAAAACAATAGCATCAAGTTAAGAATATCTCATTCTTTCTAGATTTTTCCACTCTCTTCATACCAcatgcaattttatttcaattttccaTTATATTTTCTAGGGGTGCAACAATAATTCGATTTAGTTTGATTTGGTGGCCAAATTGATCTGAaccgaaaattttaaaatatctataTATGAAACCAAGCCAAACAATAATTGTGTgtttaaaatatctaaattttaaaatattagataatttttttttaattattgaggAGTTTATTGGACAACATTGAAATTGGacctattagatattttttaaagctttaaatattaaaaagacACAAACCTACAATttcaaagattaaatttatataatttggcCATAAGTTTATTTTGTCTCTAAACTCACTAAACATATgctaaattacaagtttagtccttgaacttttatgTCTGTCAATTCGTATTTAATCCATAAACTTTAAACACACACACCAATTGGACaccaaattaaaagtttagtcAAAATTATGTCCAACATATCAATCATTCTTTAAAAAGTTCGAACATAATAGGAATttgttagacacaaaattaataGTTGAACAacctattaaatatttttttatattcaaataACCTTACACTAACTTCAAAATTGAGAGACTACACAAGTAATTTAactaatgattttaaaaaaaaaaaaataaggtctcatttggtaaccattttgttttttgtttttgtttttgaaaattgaacatatggacactacttccacctccaaatttcttcctctattgtctacttttcatcaatggtttaaaaaaccaaaccaacttttaaaacattgtttttgtttttggaatttggctaagaattcaaccattgtacttaaacaaacatacaaatcattgtaagaaatgtggatgaaataaacctaattttaagaaacaaaaacaaaaaatcaaatagttacccgACGAGACCTAAagtatttgaattttgattttggttttgtGGTTATTCTTATTTGTTAGAATAATACTTGATTATATTATGGACTGGACACATTTTTTTACTATGGACTCTTATCACAgagtaaaaaaaacttaaaaaataaaaaaagaatctaCGTGATAAATTATGATtaaacaaataagtaaaacttaatttattagttgttaatttgtaaaaaaaaaaaaaaaaaaaaaaaaaatcaaagagtaatgacccaaaataataataacagcGCGTGTGACAACTATGCGCCAGTTATTGGAGGTTCCAAGTGGAGCACTTAAAATCGTGCTTCCCACGTGCCTTCTTCTGTCTCCCTATAATTACCCCTTCCCCTCTTCCTCATCCTTCTTATCTTCTTCCGCTTTAGTAACCAAAATCCCTATAATTTCCTTATGGCCGACTCACACAGACGAACCTCCGGTGCCAGCGGCCGCCATCCCCAGCAGCCAAGCCGCCTTCAACGCCGGGCTCCGGCGTCCCTGCAAATCAACCGCTCCGATTGGAAGGTCGCCATCCCTCTCTTGTCCCCGCTCGTCTCTCCTTCCTCTCCTAAAGATATTCAAAATTGGACGCCCGATTCAAGAGAAGCTTCCTCCAGTTCTTCTCAGCACCATCATCATAAAGAATCGGAGCCGGAGAAGCCGCCGGTTTTTAAGAAATGGCAGCATCCGGCGGCTCCTTTCCATTACGATTCCGGTCCTAGGGCCCCCAGATTCGTACccgtttagatttttcttttttcctttctttttgaaataaactcTCGAATTCGATCTGTAATCATAAGAATTTGTAGTCTGTAGATCTAACGGTCTGTTTTTGACGAGCTTATTGACTGCATCTTATGCTTAACCACACTGGATTATTTGTACATtggttttgtattttatttggtcACATCACTCATTTCACTGCTAACGTTTAGATGGAAGTGACATTTATTAACCAATAATTTAAGCTGTAATGTGGAGTAATAGTACGGACGCATTTCGTTTTTGACAAATATTAATCTATATCTAAATTTAACATTCATctaataatagttatattaatttaaattttaagttttttaagtatatcaatttatatcatttttttaatttaattcgatGAATATCAggtaaaatttttataattctaatcaattaaattcatgaattttCATATGTcaatctatttaaacactttattatgattatttttgAAAACCACTCAGACGTGTGTAGAGTttttcaaatatctattttataaaatgaaagcTTAAAGTAaatgcatgaatgatttttaaagaaaattatgacTGAGAATTTAAATGACCCATTTATTAAAGTTTAGGATTTGATTGATACGTTTATTAATTGTTTGAATTTATaccacttttaaaatttaagaatataaatagatgttttttcttttattttttctatctattttggttatttaatttaaaagaaaagaacacCATAGTGGTATTTTCCATGGTTAATCCAATACTTGTCCTACCTAATATTTGCTTTAACTAACCCAGGTCTTTAATATATGTACATGTCTGCAGCCATCTACATGTTGGATTACAATGGATAGAATTATAGGAAAGAtccaacttttaattttatatctaataaaattttactttaaaaaatgtctaatactttttaaaatttttaattttgtagcaatttgagaaatttttaTTGTCTACTTTGTATtaatgattttagaaaaaaaaaaagaagtaatttTAAAAGACAACTTGTTTTTACTTTAAGAAcatgactaaaaattcaaacatTTCAAGATAAGGTAAAAGcataaatgaaaaattgagaggaaacaagcataaatttaaaaaacataaaactaaaattaaaattgttaataatataataaaaatgtaactcttaaacttcaatatgtttcaaaatttgttacaatttattACGATTGAGCTTTGCTTGTTTAAAATTACTAGTAATTGACATGATTTTTATCCCTCAAAGGTTCGATCCCCACCCTGagaattgtattaaaaaattgttacaatttaattcttaaaatctTTACATATTTGTTTTATCCCTGCATTTTAAGAAaaatgccttttttttttttgattaacttaaatttcactagtttaatttattttttgaattttaaatttaaattttatatatattagtattttaaagggaaaaaataaaatgttccattcaatttttaataaaaaaaaactattcaattcattttaaaaaataaaaaacctattttatctttttgttgATGAGACACGATTGTTTGAATGCATGTATCTTTCAAGctattttttattacttgaTAAGACACGATTGTTCGAATGTAgatatcttttaaatttatatacaattgATGTTGATGAAACGTGCCATATAGATAATAATTTAGAGAAATGGAGAAaatattagttttaaattaaaacttcaACATTTCACGTGCATAGATGTATTTGTTACTAGTTTGACTAAATTAATGGTTGGTTTAATGAAAGTTGAgtaactaaaatattttttaaccgagaaaaaaaaaatgaattctaAGCAAAATTGTAATTACCTTTTTTACTATCCGAAGTGGGTGGAAGAGAGATGGTCGAATGAAGAATGATCGAGAGATGATTGATGATAGAAGTTATACGAATGGACCGTTCTCCTCACCATTTGAAttctttataaataattttttagtgTCACACATGTTGATGATATACGACATCACATCATTTTAAAATGATTGTGCCACacaataatttaaaatagtaTCCTATGCTACAATATTTAGTATAAAGGTAGAGGTTAAAATAGTACTTgtaatttgttcaattttgttGGAGAGTTATGGATTGGCTTTATCTTTTTCTAAGATGCTGAGTGGTTTCTACAATTGTCTAGAATATAGTTTTAACATCGGTTTTATACAAGACATTATTTTTCTACAGAATATTACTGGAAATATCAGGCTATATTATTTCGTctgatattttcctttattgagGTGTgacttttcttttccaaatggagatttgtttcctttcttggATTCAGTTATTAAAAGAGAATTGTGTCGGTCATTTAGGGTTGCCGCTTTTGTTAACCAAGCAAGACGTATTCTATTCTATGGCCATTGTTGTGCATCGCCGTATTCTTGCTTATTGGTCACTATTCCATTGTGTAAGTTCTTCATCCGTTGAAGTTCAACACGTTGTAGTAAATCACGGTCTTTTGCTGCTAGAGAAGGAATTCCCAGTCTTAGATTAGCCTAAGACAAGACTCAGCTTTGGAGAAGAAGTTCTCCATCTTCCATTTTAGGGGATCCTAAGATTCATCAGTAAGGGAGTTCCCTGACTAAAGAAAAGATATCTCAATGAGAGGAATCTTACACACTGTTGGAAGCCGAAGTGTCTAACATCAAACATAGAGGGAACCTAAGTACACTTGAGAGGGAGTCTAACATCTAGGGGAAGCTTATGTCGTTAGTGAGTTGAGCTCTACGTGAGTCACTATAGTGATTGTGTATTATAGATAAGTGCTACGTTGAAAAATGCCAGACACTGTTGGAAGTCGAAATATCTAACActaatattatcaaacttaagGGAAGCCTAAGAACacttgagagggagtctcacgtCTAGGGGGAGCCTATGCGGTTAGTGAGTTGAGCTCCTACTTGAGTCACTGTAATAATTGTGTATTATAGATATATAAGTACTATGTTGTAAATtgtttaactctttaatattaatgAATTATCCTTGAACTGGGTTACCAACTTTTGTGTGCCTTTACTTGTTTACTTGttagtatttttgttgttaCAGTACTTGTCAATGCTTTTCATTTAACATTCGTATTTCGAATAGGGAATCATCCTATtgctttttcaaattttagtccctataattttaattgtctaggtttaatcttttacttttaATCAATCTTAAATTCAGTATCCAATGCTAGTTAattattggttttttaaaaaagcatttttttgttatttattaacattttaccATGGAATATTCacatgttgtattttttttacatggaaattattattaatattcaatcaatttcagaaaaaaattaactttgaggagactaaatctaaaatatattgtaaatacaagaacaaaaattggacaaatttcaaaatatggaACCAGATTACATTTTAACCAAAAACAAACTTCCAAAGTGACCAGGAGATTATCCTAGTGTAAGTTCAAATATTTCACGAAACATTTGGTAATTATAGAAGGAAACAAACaaaatgataaaatgaaaagggCATTTGCAAATCTAATCATCACGTCCAGTTTATTTGCAGATATAACATATTGCAAAAGAATTtatagatataacaaaatttagattttacttTCGAAGTCTATCTATGagtctatctatgatagaccaTATCGTTAGTAggaatctattagtgatagatagatttgctatatttataattc
Proteins encoded:
- the LOC120067885 gene encoding uncharacterized protein At4g14450, chloroplastic-like, yielding MADSHRRTSGASGRHPQQPSRLQRRAPASLQINRSDWKVAIPLLSPLVSPSSPKDIQNWTPDSREASSSSSQHHHHKESEPEKPPVFKKWQHPAAPFHYDSGPRAPRFVPV